The following proteins are encoded in a genomic region of Oryza brachyantha chromosome 11, ObraRS2, whole genome shotgun sequence:
- the LOC102721027 gene encoding probable O-methyltransferase 2 yields the protein MAAPTQTIEVPSDAELMQAQADLWRHSLYYLTSMGLRCAVELGIPTTIHRLGGAASVSDLMAALSLPENKLPFFRRLMRVLVTAGVFAADGSGDAERFGLTPLSRILVDGVVADEHHSQRCFVLGPTCRHSVEAAFNLAEWFKKELASPVPSPFEDLHGARLFEESTPLLDPEMDAVVNEARAAHDNLGIGTLLRECRDLFKGVNSLTDCCGRHGETARAIVKAFPHINCTVFDLPWLVNQAPRDGVVNYVAGDAFHSNVPPAQAVMLKLVLHHLSDDDCVKILGQCRKAVPSQKEGGKVIVIDILVDPSLGPVMFEAQLMMDMLMMVNTRGRQRDENEWHHLFTKAGFSDYKIAKKIGARAVFEVFP from the exons ATGGCAGCGCCGACACAGACCATAGAGGTTCCCAGCGACGCTGAGCTGATGCAGGCACAGGCCGACCTGTGGCGGCACAGCCTCTACTACCTCACCTCCATGGGGCTCCGCTGCGCCGTCGAGCTCGGCATCCCCACCACAATCCACCGCCTCGGCGGAGCCGCTTCCGTCTCCGACCTGATGGCCGCGCTGTCCCTCCCTGAGAACAAGCTCCCCTTCTTCCGCCGCCTCATGCGCGTGCTTGTCACGGCGGGCGTCTTTGCCGCCGATGGCAGCGGGGACGCCGAGCGCTTCGGGCTCACTCCGCTGTCCCGCATCCTGGTggacggcgtcgtcgccgacgagcaCCACAGCCAGAGGTGCTTCGTTCTGGGCCCCACCTGCCGGCACTCCGTGGAGGCAGCGTTCAACCTGGCCGAGTGGTTCAAGAAGGAACTGGCGTCGCcggtgccgtcgccgttcgaGGACCTGCACGGCGCGAGGCTCTTCGAGGAGAGCACCCCGCTTCTGGACCCGGAGATGGACGCCGTGGTCAACGAGGCCCGGGCGGCGCACGACAACCTGGGGATTGGCACCTTGCTCCGCGAGTGCCGTGACCTGTTCAAGGGGGTGAACTCCCTGACCGACTGCTGCGGCCGCCACggcgagacggcgagggccatCGTCAAGGCGTTCCCGCATATCAACTGCACGGTCTTCGACCTTCCATGGTTGGTGAACCAAGCGCCTCGTGATGGCGTCGTCAACTACGTCGCCGGTGACGCGTTCCATTCTAACGTCCCACCAGCTCAAGCAGTCATGCTCAAG cttGTTCTTCACCACTTGAGCGACGATGACTGCGTGAAAATCCTAGGTCAGTGCAGAAAGGCTGTTCCTTCACAAAAGGAGGGCGGCAAGGTCATTGTCATAGATATCTTGGTTGACCCTTCTCTGGGGCCTGTAATGTTCGAAGCCCAGCTCATGATGGACATGCTGATGATGGTCAATACTAGAGGACGCCAACGGGACGAAAATGAATGGCACCATCTGTTCACCAAAGCTGGATTCAGTGACTACAAGATTGCCAAGAAAATTGGAGCTCGAGCTGTCTTTGAGGTCTTCCCCTAG